One Diabrotica virgifera virgifera chromosome 3, PGI_DIABVI_V3a genomic window carries:
- the LOC126881442 gene encoding luc7-like protein 3, whose product MAVTAAAQLLDELMGRNRNVAPNEKVKEVDWEDSEFCKYYLVKFCPHDLFVNTRNDLGMCPKVHDEEARKLFHKVKNPHYRKLQYQKDFLRFCRSMMSDVERRIVKGKQRLALSASSKETASSATQGQNQEQIKILNEKIEDLEAQAEQAGIAGNVEHAQGILKLCDQLKEDRDIILKHSETQVSLTAELASAQEKIMEVCEVCGAFLIVGDAQQRLEDHLMGKQHMGFTKLKSAVDEISELVAETKELMYGGRSTDNNDRETEHKASRGNRFKDNHREKRKELNGDSEVSKDREEKEKENERDRKAREKWRSEDRNDKRDSHRDREPHSDRDRDHYRDREKERRHSGSSRHHHYSHHRRKH is encoded by the coding sequence ATGGCAGTTACAGCTGCTGCCCAGCTCCTAGATGAGCTAATGGGTAGAAATAGAAATGTAGCGCCAAACGAAAAAGTCAAGGAAGTTGATTGGGAAGATAGTGAATTTTGCAAATACTACTTAGTCAAGTTCTGTCCACATGATTTATTTGTAAATACCAGAAACGACCTAGGCATGTGTCCCAAAGTTCATGATGAAGAAGCTCGGAAGCTATTCCATAAAGTCAAGAATCCACATTACAGAAAACTACAGTACCAGAAAGATTTTCTTCGTTTTTGTCGCTCCATGATGTCTGATGTAGAACGGAGAATTGTCAAAGGTAAGCAAAGATTAGCCTTAAGTGCAAGTTCTAAAGAAACCGCCTCCTCTGCTACCCAAGGCCAAAATCAAGAGCAGATCAAGATCTTAAATGAGAAGATAGAAGATTTGGAAGCACAGGCAGAGCAAGCTGGTATAGCAGGTAATGTAGAACATGCTCAAGGTATTTTAAAGCTATGTGATCAACTTAAAGAAGATAGggatatcattttaaagcattctGAGACCCAAGTTAGTTTGACAGCCGAACTTGCATCAGCACAAGAAAAGATTATGGAGGTGTGTGAGGTTTGTGGAGCATTTCTTATTGTGGGAGATGCTCAGCAGCGTCTAGAAGATCATCTAATGGGAAAACAACATATGGGTTTTACAAAACTGAAATCAGCAGTAGATGAAATATCAGAGTTAGTAGCAGAGACAAAGGAATTGATGTATGGTGGAAGATCTACAGATAACAACGATCGAGAAACAGAACATAAAGCTAGCAGAGGTAATAGATTTAAAGATAATCACAGGGAGAAGAGAAAAGAATTGAATGGAGATTCAGAAGTATCAAAAGATAGGGAAGAGAAGGAGAAAGAAAACGAAAGAGATAGAAAAGCAAGGGAGAAATGGAGGTCAGAAGATAGGAATGATAAACGAGATTCTCATAGAGATAGAGAGCCTCATAGTGACAGAGACAGGGACCATTATAGAGATAGGGAAAAAGAAAGAAGACATAGCGGATCTTCTCGCCATCATCATTACAGTCACCACAGACGTAAACATTGA